A stretch of DNA from Thermanaerosceptrum fracticalcis:
CAGGCCTTTCATCTTCTGCAGAATTAATTCACCAGCCTGCTTCATCTGAACGGAAAGGGCTGTATCCAGGATATCGGAGGAGGTCATGCCCATATGAATATACTTAGCATCCTCTCCTACATACTCGGCCACGTTGGTCAGAAAAGCAATCACATCGTGTTTTGTTATTTCTTCTATTTCTTCAATGCGCTTTACATCAAAGGCAGCTTTGGCCCTGATGTTTTGGGCCGCCTCCCGGGGAATCATTCCCAGTTCCGCCATAGCCTCACAGGCCAGGATTTCCACTTCCAGCATGGTGGAAAGACGATTCTCTACAGTCCAAATTTTTCCCATCTCCGGCAAGGTATAACGATCTATCATCCTTTAGTCCTCCTATTCCGTCGACTTTCCCACTTCCGACTACCGATTTCCGACTTCCGCTAACCGTTAACCGTGAACCGTTTTCTTACAACCAACTACCGTTAGTAATAGAGATACTTCTGTAGATATAAATATTCTCAGTATGAATTTTTCGGAAAGAGGATATCGGATGTCGGATAGAATTATAATTCCGCCGCCTGCTGCTGCACTTTTTTATGTTTAGCGACTACTTCTTCAGCCATCTGGGCTTTATAAGAGACAAATTTCTCCCGCAAAGCTTTGTCTTTCACACCTAAAATCTGCACAGCCAGCAAAGCGGCGTTTTTCGCCCCGTCAATAGCCACTGTGGCTACAGGAATACCTGAAGGCATTTGCACAATGGCGTACAAGGCGTCAAGGCCATTGAGGGGTGTGGCATTGATAGGAATACCAATCACGGGGAGAGGCGTAACTGCAGCCAGGACACCAGGCAGGTGGGCAGCCGCGCCTGCTCCGGCTATAATGACTTCAATATCCCCGTTCTGCCGCTTCCCTGGCCAAAGTCAAAGCCCGTTCAGGGGTACGGTGCGCAGAAGCCACATGAACCTCATAAGCCACACCAAACTCTTTTAAAGTAAGGGCTGCTTTTTGCATAATAGACCAGTCGGAATCGCTGCCCATGATCATAAGTACTTGTGTGTTCATCTTAACCACCCTTTCAAAATGTATATGATATGGCAAAGAAAACTTGGCTTGTACCGAGCCATAGGCGAAGGTAGAAGCCTTAGTTGCACTTGTGCCTCTTAAAATTTATACTTTCTAAATGGTGCAAAAGAGGGGGACAACCCCTCTTTATTCATTTAATGCAGGAAAAACCTGATGACAAAAAGCACAGATAATACCCACATAGTAGTATTGATCTCTTTAGTTCTCCCCGTCAATATACGGAGAATAGTATAAGAAAGAACACCGGCTACAATTCCTTCAGCGATACTAAAAGTGAAGGGCATAGCCACAATGGTAAAGAAGGCTGGAATAGCTTCCATGAAATCGGAAAAGTCGATCTTTGTGACAGGCTCCATCATAAAAATACCTACAATAATCAGAGCAGGAGCCGTTGCAGCCGCCGGTATGATACCCACCAGGGGTGCAAAGAAAATGGCCACGAGAAAGAGCAGGGCAGTGACCAGAGAAGTCAAACCGGTACGTCCGCCCGCAGCCACACCCGCAGCCGATTCCACATAAGTGGTAACAGTACTGGTCCCCATGGCGGCGCCAAACATGGTGGCTAAAGAATCAGCCAAAAGCGCCTGATTGGCCCGAGGAAGTTCTCCTTTTTCATTTAGCATGTTGGCTTTGGTAGAAACCCCTACCAGAGTCCCAATGGTGTCAAAGAGGTCGACAAAAGTAAAGGCAAAGATGATAGGTATAATGCCGAATTCGAAGACTGAGCGGAAATCGAAAGCCAAAAAAGCACCCAGAGGATTTTCCGGTAGACCGAAAATCTTGAAATCAGCAGGAATCTTCGTTACACCAAAAGGAATGCCCACCAATGTGGTCACAATAATCCCATAAAACAGGGCACCGTTTACCCCACGGATCACCAGAGCACCTGTGAAGAGAACACCAAAAACGGCCAATAAGACACTGGCTACGGTTGTGCCCGGAGGTAACAGTTTGGCTAGTTCAGGATCGGTAAAATGCTGGGGAGAAACTAACTGGACCAGCGTAGCACTGTTAGGTACCACAATTCCCGCGTTCTTGAAACCGATTAAGGCAATAAACAAACCGATACCTACGCCTACTGCCAGTTTTAGAGACATGGGAATATGATTAACGATGGCTTCCCGGGCCTTGGTCAGGGTCAGGAGTAAAAAAATCAATCCTGAGATAAAAACTGCGGCTAAAGCAGCTTGCCAGGGAAGGCCTAGGTTTAAGACAACGGTAAAGGTAAAAAAGGCATTTAAGCCCATGCCCGGCGCCAGGGCAAAAGGATAATTGGCCAGTAAAGACATCAAGATAGTACCTAAAGCCGCCGAAATACAAGTGGCAAACATCACGGCTCCGAATGGTATCTTGGCAATGCTCAGAATGCTGGGGTTAACAAATATGATATAAGCCATAGTCATAAAAGTAGTAATTCCAGCCATTACTTCTGTTTTTACATCTGTTTTATTTTCTTGAAGTCTAAACAATTTCTCTAACATCGATTATTTCCTCCCACGTGCTGAAGTTACTTTCTTGATGGTAGCATTCGCCAAAGAGATTGGTCCTAAACATGCCTCATTTAACGAACTTATATTCTAATGTTATCTACAATAAGCCATGATGTCAAGGTAAATACGAACATTACATACAATATTTATTTTTATAATTCGTATATTTCCATTGTATGGTAAAGTTGGCCGCTAACCAAATTACCTCTCACATCATAAGTTAGAGAGAAGAGATATACTACTGACTAGCTTAGCTAGAGGGGGTTAACTTTGTGATAGAGTATTTAACCAGCCACTTCAGTATTATTACCTTGGGTCTTTTGTCAAGCCTAGCTGCAGGCCTGGCTACCGGAGCGGGTTCACTCCCCATTTTTTTCATAAAAGACTTTCCCAAAAAAATTCTGGATGCTCTCTTGGGTTTTGCCGCAGGAGTCATGTTAGCCGCCACTTCTTTCAGCTTGATCATCCCTGCCATTGAGGCAGCAGGGGGGGGTATCAGGGGAGCCGGCATTACTTTAATAGGAATATTAGGCGGTGGTATCTTTCTCGATATGGTCGATAAGTTTTTCCCCGATACCAATCTTTCCCTGGGCCCCAGTCAAAATCATAATAACCTGAGAAAAGC
This window harbors:
- a CDS encoding NCS2 family permease; protein product: MLEKLFRLQENKTDVKTEVMAGITTFMTMAYIIFVNPSILSIAKIPFGAVMFATCISAALGTILMSLLANYPFALAPGMGLNAFFTFTVVLNLGLPWQAALAAVFISGLIFLLLTLTKAREAIVNHIPMSLKLAVGVGIGLFIALIGFKNAGIVVPNSATLVQLVSPQHFTDPELAKLLPPGTTVASVLLAVFGVLFTGALVIRGVNGALFYGIIVTTLVGIPFGVTKIPADFKIFGLPENPLGAFLAFDFRSVFEFGIIPIIFAFTFVDLFDTIGTLVGVSTKANMLNEKGELPRANQALLADSLATMFGAAMGTSTVTTYVESAAGVAAGGRTGLTSLVTALLFLVAIFFAPLVGIIPAAATAPALIIVGIFMMEPVTKIDFSDFMEAIPAFFTIVAMPFTFSIAEGIVAGVLSYTILRILTGRTKEINTTMWVLSVLFVIRFFLH